One genomic window of Monodelphis domestica isolate mMonDom1 chromosome 1, mMonDom1.pri, whole genome shotgun sequence includes the following:
- the FAM110C gene encoding protein FAM110C translates to MPTEVAPSLGMHALSDLDSSLTARLLYKGPQYLRKQLEGGERAQKSAVERLAADKAKYVKSRQVIGTKQEPARLSSASESSSETCSVESRKSSKDSTGRKESERGDAWGPPAPQPSFPVARRTIGRRQLRPDSLVIYRQKCEFVKGQGTENSPRGGLVRKILQGPPKEKTSAFPDMPRGKEEVRAENEEAKLESKEAKIGQKDTRLESEETRLESKGTRMETKEIRSENEETTLEDPVPASAPMTNTHVGSPSSGDETLKQASVAAVELRDVKRRGLHRSKSDISSRFSKSFSEFDTFFKYCGLDPEVVEDLGKENFSAGWDHHMSFKIRSVSMATSEGGFSHRSGDEGLLEGELTEQVPSTTSVIERNARIIKWLYTCKKAKETESKVAQDLAAGMLVPTATETR, encoded by the coding sequence ATGCCAACTGAGGTTGCTCCTAGCCTGGGAATGCATGCCCTCTCAGACTTGGATTCCTCCCTGACGGCCCGGCTACTCTACAAGGGTCCGCAGTACCTGCGCAAGCAGCTCGAAGGGGGAGAGCGGGCCCAGAAGAGTGCTGTGGAGAGACTGGCAGCAGATAAAGCCAAGTATGTCAAAAGCCGGCAGGTCATTGGCACCAAACAGGAGCCTGCCAGGCTGAGCTCAGCTTCGGAGAGCAGCAGTGAAACCTGTTCTGTGGAAAGCAGGAAAAGCAGCAAGGATTCCAcagggagaaaagaatcagagagGGGGGACGCCTGGGGCCCTCCTGCTCCCCAGCCATCATTTCCTGTGGCCCGGAGGACCATCGGCAGGAGgcagctgaggccagattcccTGGTCATCTACCGTCAGAAGTGTGAATTTGTCAAAGGCCAAGGTACTGAGAACAGCCCAAGAGGGGGCTTGGTGAGGAAGATCCTCCAGGGTCCCCCTAAAGAAAAGACATCAGCGTTTCCTGACATGcctagagggaaggaggaagtgagaGCAGAAAATGAGGAAGCCAAACTGGAGAGCAAAGAAGCCAAAATAGGGCAGAAGGACACCAGACTGGAGAGTGAAGAGACCAGACTGGAAAGTAAAGGGACCAGAATGGAGACTAAGGAGATCAGATCAGAGAATGAGGAGACCACGCTGGAGGACCCTGTTCCTGCCAGTGCCCCGATGACAAATACCCACGTTGGTTCCCCTTCCAGTGGGGATGAGACGCTCAAGCAAGCATCTGTGGCAGCAGTCGAGCTCAGGGATGTAAAGAGAAGGGGCCTGCACCGCTCCAAGTCTGACATAAGCTCTCGCTTCTCCAAGTCCTTTTCTGAGTTTGACACCTTTTTTAAGTACTGTGGCCTGGACCCTGAGGTGGTGGAAGATCTTGGGAAGGAAAACTTCTCGGCAGGGTGGGACCACCACATGTCCTTCAAGATCCGCAGTGTGAGCATGGCCACGTCGGAGGGAGGTTTCTCCCATCGCAGCGGGGATGAGGGCCTGCTGGAAGGGGAGCTAACGGAGCAGGTCCCCAGCACTACGTCAGTCATCGAACGCAATGCTCGAATTATCAAGTGGCTGTATACGTGTAAAAAGgccaaagagacagagagcaaggtGGCCCAGGACTTAGCTGCAGGGATGCTGGTTCCCACTGCCACAGAAACACGGTAA